From one Sphingomonas xanthus genomic stretch:
- a CDS encoding tryptophan halogenase family protein produces the protein MSIDAFPQHLVILGGGSAGWMAASYLDRVFNRPDRRRLRITLIESPNIGRIGVGEATIPTLLRFAQFLGIDEATLMKRTHATFKHGVRFIDWNGPDSDYFHPFEALDTTRNFNPAPSWLARSAAGVAGPFDMESGIQRQVAIANRAPKRMMDPDYQGSLPYAYHLDAEEFGDLLADIARSRGVSHVSGRVSEVEHSDCGNVKSLVLDDGRQIEGDLFIDCSGFASVLLGKAMEVPFESFSEHLLCDRAVAIPKPYADGEVARPYTTAKAMDFGWAWRIGLQHREGTGYVYSSKFIEPADAERALREWVGVAEDVPARHLAMRVGMPAETWRGNVIGIGLAGGFIEPLESTGLQLVELALEQLVRYFPLSGINPAARSRFNHVMRTRYLELRDFIVAHYCLTKRSDTPFWQAVTDPAHIPPSVASKLALWNDRHPSDDDNEYTKMLFGHFNWAAVYYGMGGATTDAMRNAAAWCPNPGAHLAELAATANHLIAVLPDHALWLEGLKTIPAKEWAA, from the coding sequence ATGTCGATTGATGCATTTCCGCAACATCTTGTGATTCTGGGCGGAGGATCGGCCGGCTGGATGGCTGCTTCCTACCTTGATCGCGTCTTCAATCGTCCCGATCGCCGTCGGCTTCGAATCACGCTGATCGAGAGCCCCAACATCGGCCGAATTGGGGTCGGCGAAGCAACGATCCCCACTCTCCTGCGATTCGCGCAGTTCCTGGGAATTGACGAAGCGACGCTCATGAAACGCACCCATGCCACGTTCAAACATGGGGTGCGTTTCATCGACTGGAATGGCCCGGACAGCGATTATTTTCATCCGTTCGAGGCGCTCGACACGACCCGCAACTTCAACCCCGCGCCCAGTTGGCTGGCCCGAAGTGCAGCCGGAGTAGCCGGTCCATTTGACATGGAAAGCGGCATCCAACGCCAGGTCGCGATTGCCAATCGCGCCCCCAAGCGAATGATGGACCCCGATTATCAAGGCTCGCTGCCATACGCCTATCACCTCGATGCCGAGGAATTCGGAGACTTGCTCGCCGATATCGCGAGGTCACGCGGGGTTTCGCATGTATCGGGGCGCGTCTCAGAGGTTGAACATTCGGATTGCGGGAATGTGAAAAGCCTCGTGCTCGATGATGGACGTCAGATCGAGGGTGATCTTTTCATCGATTGCTCAGGCTTTGCCTCGGTCCTCCTTGGGAAGGCCATGGAAGTGCCTTTCGAGAGCTTTTCTGAGCATCTCCTGTGTGACCGTGCCGTGGCCATCCCGAAACCGTATGCGGATGGCGAGGTTGCCCGCCCCTATACGACGGCCAAAGCCATGGATTTTGGCTGGGCGTGGAGGATTGGGCTGCAGCACCGGGAAGGCACGGGATATGTCTATTCGAGCAAGTTCATTGAACCCGCCGACGCAGAACGAGCGCTTCGGGAATGGGTGGGAGTAGCCGAGGACGTTCCTGCACGGCATCTCGCCATGCGGGTAGGCATGCCCGCCGAAACCTGGCGAGGGAACGTCATTGGCATCGGCCTGGCCGGTGGGTTTATTGAACCCCTGGAATCGACCGGCCTGCAACTGGTCGAACTCGCACTGGAACAACTCGTTCGCTATTTTCCGCTGTCGGGGATCAACCCTGCAGCGCGATCGCGCTTCAACCACGTCATGCGCACCCGTTATCTCGAGTTGCGCGATTTCATCGTTGCTCATTACTGCCTGACGAAACGCTCTGATACGCCATTCTGGCAGGCCGTCACGGACCCCGCTCACATCCCGCCGAGCGTCGCCAGCAAGCTAGCGCTATGGAACGACCGTCACCCCTCCGATGATGACAATGAGTATACCAAGATGCTGTTTGGCCATTTCAATTGGGCCGCTGTTTATTACGGAATGGGCGGCGCGACGACTGATGCCATGAGGAATGCGGCAGCATGGTGTCCCAATCCCGGCGCTCACCTTGCCGAACTCGCGGCTACCGCCAATCATTTGATCGCCGTATTGCCGGATCATGCTCTCTGGCTGGAGGGACTCAAGACAATCCCCGCCAAGGAATGGGCGGCTTAA